The Molothrus ater isolate BHLD 08-10-18 breed brown headed cowbird chromosome 9, BPBGC_Mater_1.1, whole genome shotgun sequence genome includes a region encoding these proteins:
- the DIPK1A gene encoding divergent protein kinase domain 1A isoform X2: MFIDTLLHFYMQVRLSYVRIKYLFISWLVVFVGSWIMYVQYSTYTELCRGHDCRKIICDKYKTGVIDGSACSSLCAKETLYFGKCLSTKPNNQIYLGIWGNLQSVIKCQMEEAAQLDFGTDPEPRKEIVLFDKPTRGTTVEKFKEMVYGLFKAKLGEQGNLSELVNLILSFADGNKDGRVSLPEAKSAWALLQLEEFLLMVILQDKEHTPKLMGFCGDLYVTERVEYTSLYGISLPWIIELLIPSGFRRSMDQWFTPSWPRKAKIAIGLLEFVEDIFHGPYGNFLMCDTSAKNLGYNDKYDLKMMDMRKIVPEINLKEIIKDRQCDSDLDCIYGTDCRTLCDQSKMRCTTEVIQPNLAKACQLLKDYLLRGAPPDIHEELEKQLYLCIALKVTANQMEMEHSLILNNLKTLLWKKISHTNDS; the protein is encoded by the exons GTCCGTCTGTCGTACGTGCGGATCAAGTATCTCTTCATCTCCTGGCTGGTGGTGTTTGTTGGCAGCTGGATTATGTATGTTCAGTACTCCACCTACACAGAACTCTGCAGAGGCCATGACTGCAGGAAAATAATA TGTGACAAATACAAGACTGGTGTTATTGATGGATCAGCATGTAGTAGCCTTTGTGCTAAAGAAACTttgtattttggaaaatgtttgtCAACAAAGCCCAATAACCAG ATCTATTTAGGAATCTGGGGAAATCTGCAAAGTGTTATAAAATGCCAGATGGAGGAAGCTGCTCAACTTGATTTTGGTACTGACCCAGAACCAAGGAAGGAAATAGTCCTATTTGATAAACCAACAAGAGGAACCACTGTTGAGAAATTCAAAGAAATGGTATATGGTCTTTTTAAA GCAAAACTGGGTGAACAAGGGAATCTTTCAGAACTGGTTAATCTCATCCTGTCTTTTGCTGATGGAAACAAAGATGGAAGAGTCTCTTTGCCAGAGGCAAAATCTGCATGGGCACTCCTGCAGCTAGAGGAGTTTCTGTTAATGGTCATCTTGCAGGATAAAGAACATACTCCCAAGCTGATGGGTTTTTGTGGGGATCTCTATGTGACCGAAAGAGTTGAATATACCTCTCTCTATGGAATCAGCCTTCCATGGATCATAGAACTTCTCATTCCCTCTGGCTTCAGAAGAAGCATGGACCAGTGGTTCACTCCATCGTGGccaagaaaggcaaaaatagCTATAGGGCTTTTAGAATTTGTGGAAGATATTTTCCACGGACCTTATGGAAACTTTCTTATGTGTGATACAAGTGCCAAAAACTTGGGATATAATGATAAATATGATTTGAAAATGATGGACATGAGAAAAATAGTgccagaaattaatttaaaggaGATAATTAAAGATCGTCAGTGCGACTCAGATTTGGACTGCATTTATGGTACAGACTGTAGAACATTATGTGACCAAAGCAAAATGAGATGTACCACTGAAGTAATTCAGCCAAACTTAGCAAAAGCTTGTCAGCTCCTTAAAGACTATCTGCTTCGTGGTGCTCCTCCTGATATCCATGAAGAACTAGAGAAACAACTGTACTTGTGCATTGCCCTTAAAGTCACAGCAAATCAGATGGAAATGGAGCATTCTTTAATACTCAATAACTTAAAAACTTTACTGTGGAAGAAAATTTCTCATACAAATGATTCGTAG
- the DIPK1A gene encoding divergent protein kinase domain 1A isoform X1 — MARRLFPGAWLRKPHSAQVRLSYVRIKYLFISWLVVFVGSWIMYVQYSTYTELCRGHDCRKIICDKYKTGVIDGSACSSLCAKETLYFGKCLSTKPNNQIYLGIWGNLQSVIKCQMEEAAQLDFGTDPEPRKEIVLFDKPTRGTTVEKFKEMVYGLFKAKLGEQGNLSELVNLILSFADGNKDGRVSLPEAKSAWALLQLEEFLLMVILQDKEHTPKLMGFCGDLYVTERVEYTSLYGISLPWIIELLIPSGFRRSMDQWFTPSWPRKAKIAIGLLEFVEDIFHGPYGNFLMCDTSAKNLGYNDKYDLKMMDMRKIVPEINLKEIIKDRQCDSDLDCIYGTDCRTLCDQSKMRCTTEVIQPNLAKACQLLKDYLLRGAPPDIHEELEKQLYLCIALKVTANQMEMEHSLILNNLKTLLWKKISHTNDS, encoded by the exons GTCCGTCTGTCGTACGTGCGGATCAAGTATCTCTTCATCTCCTGGCTGGTGGTGTTTGTTGGCAGCTGGATTATGTATGTTCAGTACTCCACCTACACAGAACTCTGCAGAGGCCATGACTGCAGGAAAATAATA TGTGACAAATACAAGACTGGTGTTATTGATGGATCAGCATGTAGTAGCCTTTGTGCTAAAGAAACTttgtattttggaaaatgtttgtCAACAAAGCCCAATAACCAG ATCTATTTAGGAATCTGGGGAAATCTGCAAAGTGTTATAAAATGCCAGATGGAGGAAGCTGCTCAACTTGATTTTGGTACTGACCCAGAACCAAGGAAGGAAATAGTCCTATTTGATAAACCAACAAGAGGAACCACTGTTGAGAAATTCAAAGAAATGGTATATGGTCTTTTTAAA GCAAAACTGGGTGAACAAGGGAATCTTTCAGAACTGGTTAATCTCATCCTGTCTTTTGCTGATGGAAACAAAGATGGAAGAGTCTCTTTGCCAGAGGCAAAATCTGCATGGGCACTCCTGCAGCTAGAGGAGTTTCTGTTAATGGTCATCTTGCAGGATAAAGAACATACTCCCAAGCTGATGGGTTTTTGTGGGGATCTCTATGTGACCGAAAGAGTTGAATATACCTCTCTCTATGGAATCAGCCTTCCATGGATCATAGAACTTCTCATTCCCTCTGGCTTCAGAAGAAGCATGGACCAGTGGTTCACTCCATCGTGGccaagaaaggcaaaaatagCTATAGGGCTTTTAGAATTTGTGGAAGATATTTTCCACGGACCTTATGGAAACTTTCTTATGTGTGATACAAGTGCCAAAAACTTGGGATATAATGATAAATATGATTTGAAAATGATGGACATGAGAAAAATAGTgccagaaattaatttaaaggaGATAATTAAAGATCGTCAGTGCGACTCAGATTTGGACTGCATTTATGGTACAGACTGTAGAACATTATGTGACCAAAGCAAAATGAGATGTACCACTGAAGTAATTCAGCCAAACTTAGCAAAAGCTTGTCAGCTCCTTAAAGACTATCTGCTTCGTGGTGCTCCTCCTGATATCCATGAAGAACTAGAGAAACAACTGTACTTGTGCATTGCCCTTAAAGTCACAGCAAATCAGATGGAAATGGAGCATTCTTTAATACTCAATAACTTAAAAACTTTACTGTGGAAGAAAATTTCTCATACAAATGATTCGTAG